CAACAAGGCGCTGCGGATCTACTCCACGCCGTACGAGACCGACCGGAAGATCACCACGCTGCTCCATGACCGGCAGTACCGCGAGGCGCTGGCCTGGCAGAACACGGCCTACAACCAGCCCCCGCACCCCAGTTTCTTCATCGGCAACAAGATGGCGACCCCGCCGCGGCCGGCCATCACCACCCCGTGAAACCCCCCACCGAGAAGGAGATCCGACATGGCTGAACCACGCACCAGGTACCGGGCGATGGCCGGGGCCCTCGGCGCCGTCGCCCTCACCGCGGGCGCGATCACCACCGGGCTGACCCTGCCCACGGCCTCCGCCGCCACCTGGCCCACACCCAGCGGCACCCCGCAGGCGGTCTCCAAGACCATCAGCGTCAGCGGGACCACCGACGGTGGTATGAAGCGCTACTACGGCTCCGGCGACCTCGGCAGTGACAACCAGGACGAGGACCAGGGCCCGCTGTTCGAGCTGAAGGACGGCGCCACCCTGAAGAACGTCATCCTCGGCGCCCCGGCCGCCGACGGCGTCCACTGCGAGGGCAGCTGCACCCTCCAGAACGTCTGGTGGGAGGACGTCGGCGAGGACGCCGCCACCTTCCGCGGCACCGGTAAGACGTTCAATGTCATCGGCGGCGGCGCCCGTAAGGCCGCGGA
This genomic interval from Streptomyces asiaticus contains the following:
- a CDS encoding pectate lyase: MAEPRTRYRAMAGALGAVALTAGAITTGLTLPTASAATWPTPSGTPQAVSKTISVSGTTDGGMKRYYGSGDLGSDNQDEDQGPLFELKDGATLKNVILGAPAADGVHCEGSCTLQNVWWEDVGEDAATFRGTGKTFNVIGGGARKAADKIFQFNGGGTLNISGFAGQDFSTFVRSCGNCSSQYKRTINVSNSEITAPGKVIGGINTNYGDSLTLRGITIVGDSGKKIVPCQKYIGNNTGAEPSKNGSGPDGTSCKYSSSDITYK